The Impatiens glandulifera chromosome 8, dImpGla2.1, whole genome shotgun sequence genome includes a window with the following:
- the LOC124911355 gene encoding receptor-like protein kinase 5, which yields MAKKSFSPAPSSLSILSLFLLPCIFLPFLANSQLPNEEEAILLNIKKIWSNPPVLSHWVPSSSNSTHCNWPEIICSNGYVTGIQLIDLNLTEPIPPFICDLKNLTHIDFQLNYFSGPFPKAFYNCTNLQYLDLSQNTFTGPIPNDIDSLSKHLNFLNLLANNFIGDIPPAIGRFPELKSLNLIQNKFNGSFPSEIGDLLNLEFLELSFNNFTPSEIPKRFTQLQKLKIFSIRSSNLIGEIPVQIGNMTDLVVLDLNSNALTGEIPKGLLLLKNLTTIWLYKNRLSGPIPRPIESMNLEIIDLSENFFMNGTIPFEFGNLENLKELSLFDNQFSGGLPENLGRLTGFQILRLWNNSFEGTIPQDLGRYSNITDFQVSSNKFTGFLPDGLCERGVLKGLIAFDNNFTGELPKSIGNCPALKTVQVQGNNHLTGEIPIGLWTSFNLSVLILNDNSFTGELPDTIAMNLSRIELSNNKFSGEIPNSVSSWIRLTVFNASNNLFTGGIPQGLTSLPSITTILLDNNRLSGNLPFDIISWKVLNMLNLRGNQLSGEIPPKFGSLPSLTDLDLSNNQFSGEIPPEFNDLKLNVLNLSNNKFWGKIPSVFENGGYNYSFLDNSGLCANNPSVGINLCSELTKNSRRKSKSWFVVMAVVLAVLFIVSGLLLSLFAVGYYKKRKLEMNSKWKLTSFQRLEFTEMNILPGLTEKNLIGSGGSGKVYRVPINRSSGSVQFVAVKKISNKQNLDERTDKEFQAEVKILSTIRHSNIVKLMCCVSSDKSKLLVYEFLDNRSLDRWLHTRKDNCVQPCDLGSVHQFTLDWPKRLRIAIGAARGLSYMHHDCTPAVIHRDVKSSNILLDSYFNAKVADFGLAKILLNPGEANTMSVIAGSIGYMSPEYAQTTRVNEKIDVYSFGVVLLELVTGKQAHLGGENTSLAEWALIQIQEKKPIVEALDMDAMEPCYLNEMTRVFELGVYCTSAQPLTRPSMKEVLEILLRCGQQHQAKDGDSNMSPEASGVPLLKNSRRERKEEDVLVDLV from the exons ATGGCGAAAAAATCCTTCTCGCCGGCGCCGTCTTCTCTCTCTATCCTCTCTCTGTTCCTCCTCCCCTGCATCTTCCTACCATTTCTAGCCAATTCCCAGCTCCCAAACGAAGAAGAAGCAATCTTGCTTAATATCAAGAAAATCTGGTCAAACCCACCAGTTCTATCTCACTGGGTTCCATCTTCATCAAATTCAACTCATTGCAACTGGCCGGAGATCATTTGCAGTAATGGGTATGTCACCGGAATCCAATTAATCGATCTGAATCTCACCGAACCAATCCCACCTTTCATTTGCGACCTTAAAAACCTCACTCACATCGATTTTCAGCTCAATTACTTCTCCGGTCCTTTCCCAAAAGCATTCTACAACTGTACCAATCTTCAATATCTAGATCTTTCTCAAAACACTTTCACCGGACCAATTCCAAATGACATCGACAGTCTTTCAAAACATCtcaattttctcaatttattgGCGAACAATTTCATCGGAGATATTCCTCCGGCAATTGGACGGTTCCCGGAGCTCAAATCATTGAATCTTATTCAAAATAAGTTCAATGGTTCTTTCCCTTCTGAAATAGGTGATTTGTTAAACCTTGAATTTCTTGAACTGTCATTTAATAATTTCACACCATCAGAGATACCTAAGAGATTTACCCAGTTGCAGAAACTTAAAATCTTTTCAATTAGAAGCTCGAATTTGATAGGTGAAATCCCAGTTCAAATTGGAAATATGACGGATTTAGTAGTTCTAGATTTAAATAGTAATGCCTTAACAGGGGAAATCCCAAAAGGGTTACTTTTATTGAAGAACTTAACTACTATCTGGCTTTACAAAAATCGCCTTTCTGGGCCAATTCCCCGACCAATTGAATCCATGAATTTGGAAATTATTGATCTTTCAGAGAATTTCTTTATGAACGGAACAATCCCATTTGAATTTGGAAATCTAGAAAACTTAAAAGAGTTGTCTTTGTTTGATAACCAATTTTCCGGCGGCTTACCGGAAAACCTTGGTCGTCTTACCGGATTTCAGATTCTCCGGTTATGGAACAACAGTTTTGAAGGAACAATTCCTCAGGATCTTGGTCGTTATTCAAACATAACCGACTTTCAGGTTAGTTCGAATAAATTCACAGGTTTCTTACCAGATGGTTTATGCGAAAGAGGTGTATTGAAAGGGTTAATAGCATTTGATAACAACTTCACCGGAGAATTACCCAAATCTATCGGAAATTGCCCGGCGTTGAAGACAGTTCAGGTCCAAGGTAACAACCATCTCACTGGTGAAATCCCAATTGGACTCTGGACTTCATTCAATCTCTCTGTTTTGATATTAAACGACAACTCTTTCACCGGCGAGTTACCCGACACAATTGCGATGAATTTATCGCGAATTGAGCTCTCCAACAACAAGTTCTCCGGGGAAATTCCAAACAGTGTCTCTTCATGGATTCGTTTAACCGTTTTCAATGCGAGTAATAATCTTTTCACGGGTGGAATTCCTCAAGGTTTAACATCTCTTCCTTCTATAACTACTATATTGCTTGACAACAATCGGCTTTCGGGTAATCTTCCATTTGATATAATCTCATGGAAGGTTCTAAACATGTTGAATCTTCGAGGAAATCAACTCTCTGGCGAAATCCCACCTAAATTCGGTTCTTTACCAAGTTTAACTGATTTGGACTTATCCAATAATCAATTCTCCGGCGAAATCCCACCTGAGTTTAACGATTTGAAGCTGAATGTTCTCAATCTTTCCAACAATAAATTCTGGGGAAAAATCCCGTCTGTGTTCGAAAACGGAGGCTACAATTACAGTTTCTTGGATAATTCAGGTCTTTGCGCGAACAACCCATCAGTCGGGATTAATCTTTGTTCGGAATTGACGAAGAATTCGCGAAGAAAGAGCAAATCTTGGTTTGTGGTTATGGCGGTAGTTTTGGCTGTTCTGTTTATAGTTTCAGGTCTATTGCTGtctctgtttgcggttggataTTATAAAAAGAGAAAACTGGAGATGAATTCGAAATGGAAGCTCACTTCGTTTCAAAGACTTGAATTTACAGAGATGAATATCTTGCCGGGCTTGACGGAGAAGAACTTGATCGGAAGCGGAGGATCGGGGAAAGTTTATCGAGTTCCGATTAATCGTTCTTCTGGTTCGGTACAATTCGTGGCGGTGAAGAAGATTTCCAACAAGCAAAATTTGGATGAGAGAACTGACAAGGAATTTCAGGCGGAAGTTAAGATACTGAGTACGATTCGACACTCTAACATTGTCAAACTTATGTGTTGTGTTTCTAGCGATAAATCGAAGCTTCTAGTTTATGAATTCCTGGATAACCGAAGCCTGGACCGGTGGTTACACACGAGAAAGGATAACTGTGTGCAGCCATGCGATCTGGGCTCGGTTCATCAATTTACGTTGGATTGGCCTAAACGGCTTAGAATCGCGATTGGAGCGGCTCGTGGGCTTAGTTACATGCACCATGATTGCACGCCGGCTGTAATTCATCGAGACGTGAAATCCAGCAATATTCTCTTGGATTCCTATTTCAACGCTAAAGTTGCTGATTTTGGCCTGGCGAAGATATTGCTGAATCCAGGAGAAGCTAACACCATGTCTGTCATAGCCGGTTCAATTGGATACATGTCTCCTG AATACGCCCAGACGACAAGAGTGAACGAGAAGATTGACGTTTACAGCTTTGGGGTAGTCCTGTTGGAGCTTGTGACAGGGAAACAAGCCCACCTGGGAGGTGAAAACACTAGCTTGGCCGAATGGGCTTtgattcaaattcaagaaaagAAACCGATAGTGGAAGCCTTGGACATGGATGCAATGGAACCGTGCTATCTCAACGAGATGACTAGAGTATTTGAACTCGGAGTGTATTGTACTAGCGCTCAGCCTTTGACTAGGCCGAGCATGAAGGAAGTTCTAGAAATCTTACTGCGTTGCGGCCAACAACATCAGGCGAAGGACGGGGATAGCAACATGTCTCCCGAGGCCTCAGGAGTTCCTTTATTGAAGAATTCGAGACGCGAAAGGAAAGAAGAGGATGTCTTGGTGGACTTAGTGTGA
- the LOC124912052 gene encoding probable 3-hydroxyisobutyrate dehydrogenase-like 1, mitochondrial, whose protein sequence is MRLICSLHHHFSLPILSISRHRHRQMATAGQVVVSPSNTRLGWIGTGVMGQSMCGHLIKAGYSLTIFTRTQSKAQTLIDAGAKWATSPRELAAQSDVVFSIVGYPSDVRQVLLDPSTGALSGLNPGGILVDMTTSEPSLAVEIAAHSASKSCFSIDAPVSGGDRGAKNAALSIFAGGDETAVSRLNPIFSLLGKVNYMGGPGKGQFAKLANQITICTTMVGLVEGLIYAHKAGLDLELYLNAISTGAAGSKSLELYGSRILKRDFEAGFFINHFVKDLGICLRECQNMGLALPGLALAQQLYLSLKAHGEGDLGTQALILSLERLNNLSLDSANSSAKASS, encoded by the coding sequence ATGAGATTGATTTGCTCACTCCACCACCACTTCTCTCTACCAATATTATCCATCAGCCGCCATCGCCACCGCCAAATGGCCACCGCCGGTCAAGTCGTCGTTAGTCCTTCCAATACCCGACTAGGATGGATCGGCACCGGAGTAATGGGTCAATCGATGTGCGGCCATCTAATCAAAGCCGGCTATTCTCTCACCATATTCACTCGCACTCAATCCAAAGCCCAAACCCTAATCGACGCCGGAGCAAAATGGGCTACTTCACCTCGCGAACTCGCCGCTCAATCCGACGTCGTATTCTCCATCGTCGGTTACCCTTCCGACGTTCGCCAAGTTCTCCTCGATCCTTCTACCGGCGCTCTCTCCGGCCTTAACCCAGGTGGAATCCTCGTCGACATGACCACATCAGAACCATCCCTCGCGGTTGAAATCGCCGCTCACTCTGCCTCAAAATCCTGCTTCTCAATCGATGCCCCTGTCTCCGGTGGCGATCGCGGCGCCAAAAACGCCGCCCTTTCTATCTTCGCCGGAGGCGATGAAACCGCCGTTTCCCGTCTCAACCCGATATTTTCTCTCCTGGGGAAAGTGAATTACATGGGTGGACCAGGAAAAGGGCAATTCGCGAAGCTGGcgaatcaaatcacaatttgtaCTACAATGGTGGGATTAGTTGAGGGTCTGATTTACGCTCATAAGGCCGGTCTTGATTTGGAACTGTACCTTAATGCAATATCTACCGGCGCGGCTGGATCAAAGTCGCTGGAATTATATGGAAGTAGGATCTTGAAGAGGGATTTTGAAGCTGggttttttattaatcattttgtTAAGGATTTGGGTATTTGCTTGAGAGAATGTCAGAATATGGGTCTTGCTTTGCCAGGGCTGGCATTGGCTCAGCAGCTTTATCTGTCTCTGAAGGCTCATGGGGAAGGTGATTTAGGCACCCAAGCTTTGATTCTCTCTTTAGAGAGGCTCAATAATCTTTCTCTTGATTCGGCCAATTCATCAGCTAAGGCTTCTTCTTAA